TCATTTGATGCTGATAAATGAGAAATCTCCCTTACGCAGATGTTgtttatgaagaaaaaagaaaggggTTACTCTTGAGGACATAGAAAACCTGTTCTCTCCATCCTTGTTTTTTTGTCTCCctcatttttcttatattgtTTAGGATCTCTATCAGATATCAATGTAGCTGGTAGGTCCATGGGATCTAATGCAACATCAGTCTTCACATGTGATTCAGGAAGGAAATGGGGATTTCCATGGCAGAGATAGGTACCCATAGGAAGGGTAGAAAACAGAAAGCTTTTATCCGTACACCAACCATCACCCATTGCCTTCAGATCCACTGCCACAATACTTTGGGATCTCTGCTTTGGCCCCAAGTGAAATTTCAGATGTCATTTTTCTCACACCCCAATAAAGAAGAACAAAAGTCAAAATCATGACACATTATGTACTCTAAAAATAagagaattatataaaaaagagcAATGCAAGagaaatgaatgtaaaaaatgaaaactttgtAAATTTGACCACTCCACTTGATAAAGAAAGTCAGTTTCAAAGTCTCAATCAAACCGCACACGAGTAAAGTTGCGTGGGATGTAGCAATCATCATTAACTAACTAAACCCAGAACACTATTTGTGTTGTGTACTGCTCTCCAAATCTTTGTTTCATTTGTTGCTAATCGGAGGCCAAAAAGGTAAAAGCTGTTTTTAATTATGGGCTAAGTGCACAGTAATGACAGTCTTTAATTTGGTGGGAACTCAGTAATAACGATTCAAAATGGCTGAACAAGTTTTAACAGTGCAGTGGAGAAAGCAATGGGGTGGGGGCACATTTCAGAATTCAGAAAGATAGATGCAGAGCGTTTGGCATCATGTCCTGAACCTTGTATGCCTTCAAACTCCAAAGTCTCAAATCTCAGTCTGCGCTCATATCTTACTCGCTGGGCTTCGTAAAGTCATTTTCCTCGTCTTTCTCTCACATTCTCATTGTTCATGCCAATCAAATTCACTCCTTcaccctctctctctctctcagcATGGTTCAGGACAGACATTATCATATTTCGTTTTACACatataatctattataaattattaagttCATCTCACTAATTTACTTTATAAAGtgatcatatataataaatatgttaaacacAAGTGAAGCATGCTATTAACGGAGGTTAAAATGTAATACAATATGAAAATCCATATGTTTATTAAGTTAGTATctgtttaatattatatttaattgtcatctgattaaaagttattaattttattataagtatttACAACTTAAAATAGTTCACAATATTATTTCACATACACCAAAAGTAAAGTCTATGTTTTTTACTATTGTTGAAAGTTCTACAAATTTGGAACATAGAATAAAGAAATCTGCATTTTAATGATTTATCGATAAATGCACAAGCAAAATGCACTGTTCTGGTTTGCTTTATTGCTTTCTTAATTGTTTCCATCGTGTAATGTTCTGATTCACCAAAACCAATGTACAGAATCTCGTTCAATCATGTTCGGCAGATCGGGGATCCATCAAACATAGATCTATTGAAGAAAACCAGCATTGGTCAGATTGGACACATACATTTCAAAACCGACATCATGTAATTTTCAGTTGCATCACTGTAAGAGCTTTGAATCAAATTACATCAACAAATTACAATGAcgaattaaaaacaaaaagaaaaactaaattcaGGACCTTCTGCCCTAAATCTCATATTACAATCTCAAAATTCATTTTCCTCCATACAAATTTCACCTTTAATTCTCACCACATAAATCATAATCAATCCATCCCCCTCAAGGAAATTAtcaaaaaaaaggaaaaaaaaaacgagagagagagaaggaatCCATGATGGGACTGATTATTGAAATCGGTAAGATGTAGATGATAATAACGAATTTTGCAATAATAATAGCAATCGATCAACCAAAAagacattattatttttatttttattattaaaaggaaAACTTCCAGATCTTGATTCGAAGATCCACCTTACACTCGGAATCCACCACGGAAGCCACTGCCGGAGACTTGCCGGCGGGAACCGTTCCTCTGATTCCGTCGCACGTTACTCGAATTCCCACCTTCTTGCTCTTGAGCCAatccatcttcatcttcaccttGGTATCCATCTGTATCTCAACGGGGAAACCCTTCTTCATCTTCAGACCCGATCTCAGGTTAGTCAACGAATCAGTGTCCAGATCTTGCGAACCGGACAGCACCGCGCGGAGGCTCGTCTGGTTGTTTTTGTCGGAGGTAAAGGCCGTAACGGACCCGTTCCCGACGGGGACGGAGTTGGAGAAGACCGTAACGGCGAAGGGGTCGTAGAAGAAAATAAGGTGGTTGTTGGGGTTTTTGGCGATGAGAGTGAGGTTGAAGAGCGTGACGAGGTGCGAGGGAGAGTCGGCGGAAGAAGTGAGGTTCATCTTGACAATGCGGAGGTTGGTGACGGAAAATTCGGGACGGTGAGGGCGGTACAGTACGTACAGTGCGGCGCCGACAATGGCGGCGAGGAGCGCCACCGCGAGGACGGTGAGGATGGTCCagaagcagcagcagcagcagagGTTGCGGTGGGAGCGCTGACCTCGGCGGTGGTAATGGGATTGCGGTCGGTAAACTTGACGGTTGGGATTGTACAGTTGGGACTTGACGGGAGCGGAATTGCCGTTAGTGGCGGCGGTGCCGTTAATTGCGCCGTTTCCGTTGGGTTTGGAGGACTGGTCCGTcattttgataaaaaagaaaagaaaaatgggaaaaaagAAAGCGTAGATAAGAGTGAAGAAACGAGAGAGAGGAAGGGAAGTGAGGAAAAGAAGGTTGAGAGAAGAACAAGTTTTGTAGAGGCAAAATAGAAGAGTGAGATGAAGAGATAGGTACCCAGAACCAAAAGTGGATGCTTCCACCTCACCAATTTTGgaatctttttttaattatttatttatttatttatttatttttgcagtaactgctctttttcttttcatttactTAATTTCAAATTCCAGCCTTGTTCTCTGTCTATTATGTCTAATCCTAATCATAATCACACTTCCTAACCCTTCTCTAACCTcttgttaattttatataactttaaaacCAAGTCAAGTTTTGTGTGCTGTGCACAGTAATTTTTCTTCTGCTGTGTTCTTATCTCAGTCTGTTGGCCTCCTAACATGTGATTCAGTTGAGTGAACTCTGGGTAACACTGGGTCCACtcctttttcatcttttctttataAACAAAACAGGATTcacatttactattttttttttcatttaataacattaaacaaaccGAAACTACTACGGCGTAAATCGAAGAATTGTTCCTGAAAATATGTTTGTGTTAAAATTTAATGTCTTAAGttgtttacttgaattaaattcggCAAATGTCTCACATAACATGCTAAAgacaaacaaaattgaaacgCCCGTGTAAAGATAAATACTTGCATTGAATTGACAACTTG
This Vigna angularis cultivar LongXiaoDou No.4 chromosome 4, ASM1680809v1, whole genome shotgun sequence DNA region includes the following protein-coding sequences:
- the LOC108330864 gene encoding NDR1/HIN1-like protein 13, yielding MTDQSSKPNGNGAINGTAATNGNSAPVKSQLYNPNRQVYRPQSHYHRRGQRSHRNLCCCCCFWTILTVLAVALLAAIVGAALYVLYRPHRPEFSVTNLRIVKMNLTSSADSPSHLVTLFNLTLIAKNPNNHLIFFYDPFAVTVFSNSVPVGNGSVTAFTSDKNNQTSLRAVLSGSQDLDTDSLTNLRSGLKMKKGFPVEIQMDTKVKMKMDWLKSKKVGIRVTCDGIRGTVPAGKSPAVASVVDSECKVDLRIKIWKFSF